A genome region from Nocardia sp. NBC_00565 includes the following:
- a CDS encoding DUF4282 domain-containing protein: protein MNASRSDSVGGGGPATGGPDESNGAGVPNVGVPNSDDYETESRWIAWKEKRFARTASTDEEPAEPFESPKAFRRWSIDAARGLLDVQFHRPATRTLLPLAYILGLAFAIGIPIALTVLMWQVSAVLGVLTGVIAIPLGLTIAAVVRLLLEFLENASKLATRVAHISELADDLFQALADVAEPVNQLSEDVRAVQFWRFRKRGTRK from the coding sequence ATGAATGCATCGCGTAGCGATTCGGTGGGCGGTGGCGGTCCGGCGACGGGTGGGCCCGATGAGTCCAACGGAGCCGGGGTGCCGAACGTCGGCGTGCCGAATTCGGACGACTACGAAACCGAATCACGCTGGATCGCTTGGAAGGAGAAGCGGTTCGCGCGCACCGCGTCCACCGACGAGGAACCGGCCGAGCCCTTCGAGAGCCCGAAGGCGTTCCGGCGGTGGAGTATCGACGCGGCCCGCGGTCTGCTCGATGTGCAGTTCCACCGCCCGGCGACTCGCACACTGCTGCCGCTGGCCTACATACTCGGCCTGGCCTTCGCGATCGGTATCCCGATCGCGCTGACGGTGCTGATGTGGCAGGTCTCGGCAGTCCTCGGCGTGCTGACCGGCGTGATCGCGATCCCACTCGGCCTGACCATCGCGGCCGTCGTGCGCCTGCTGCTCGAATTCCTGGAGAACGCGTCCAAGCTGGCGACCAGGGTCGCGCACATCAGCGAACTCGCCGACGATCTGTTCCAGGCGCTCGCCGATGTCGCGGAGCCGGTCAACCAGCTCTCCGAAGACGTTCGCGCCGTGCAGTTCTGGCGCTTCCGCAAACGCGGTACACGGAAGTAG
- a CDS encoding molybdopterin-dependent oxidoreductase: MAQITADSRTLLRTCPLCEAVCGLEITLDSNDHVTSVRGDRQDPFSKGFICPKGASFGHLDEDPDRLTEPMIRDRATDTWRTASWTEAFELIAARFPAIVAEHGNQSAALYLGNPNAHTVAGALYVPVLIRALGTKNLYSASTADQMPKQVASGLMFGDPLTVPVPDLDRTDYLLMLGANPLESNGSLCTAPDFPGRLKALRKRGGKFVVVDPRVTRTAKLADEHLFIRPGSDAYLLFGIVHTLFEHGLTDVRVEVAGLDDVRTAAADFTPEVVAARTGVSAETVIRIARELAAAPTAAVYARIGTCTAEFGTLTQWLVEVVNVLTGNLDSPGGAMFADAAAGGIVRSKPFRTGRWASRVRGLPEAMGELPVATLADEIGTPGEGQVRALVTVAGNPVLSAPSGARLATAFAQLDFMVSVDRYLNETTRHADVILPPPRPVQSPHYDFALLQFAVRNYARYSPPLVPLGDRPSEPEILARLGSALTGQPHSAADEPLAAVDELIIAGMLHKAGIPERRPELIGANSTEQRIDLMLRLGPYGEWNGGTLNLRVLLDNPHGLDLGPLRPRLPGALRTASKKVELAPRPLLDDIARMRARLADPAPDVVLIGRRQLRSNNSWMHNIPTLVSGSNTCTLQINPADVARLGLGDAAVVKSAAGTLTVPLEPTDTIMAGVVSLPHGWGHGDSTQTVARAHAGVNANVLTDDSVVDVPSGNAVFNGVPVTLTPA; this comes from the coding sequence ATGGCCCAGATCACTGCCGACTCCCGGACGCTGTTGCGGACCTGCCCGCTCTGTGAGGCCGTCTGCGGACTCGAAATCACCCTCGACTCGAATGACCATGTGACCTCGGTCCGCGGTGATCGGCAGGATCCGTTCAGCAAGGGGTTCATCTGCCCGAAAGGGGCCAGCTTCGGGCACCTCGACGAGGATCCGGATCGGCTGACCGAACCGATGATTCGAGACCGGGCGACCGATACCTGGCGGACCGCGTCCTGGACCGAGGCCTTCGAGCTGATTGCCGCGCGTTTCCCGGCGATCGTGGCCGAGCACGGAAATCAGTCCGCGGCACTGTATCTCGGTAACCCGAATGCGCATACCGTGGCGGGGGCGCTGTATGTTCCGGTGCTGATCCGTGCGCTCGGGACCAAGAATCTGTACTCGGCGAGCACTGCCGACCAGATGCCCAAGCAGGTGGCGAGCGGGCTGATGTTCGGCGATCCGCTGACCGTGCCGGTGCCGGATCTGGATCGCACCGACTATCTGCTCATGCTCGGCGCGAACCCGCTGGAGTCGAACGGATCGCTGTGCACCGCGCCGGATTTCCCGGGTCGGTTGAAGGCGTTGCGCAAGCGTGGCGGCAAGTTCGTGGTGGTCGATCCGCGGGTCACGCGGACCGCCAAGCTCGCCGACGAACACCTGTTCATTCGGCCGGGTAGCGATGCGTATCTGTTGTTCGGGATCGTGCATACGCTGTTCGAGCATGGGTTGACCGATGTGCGCGTCGAGGTCGCCGGGCTGGATGACGTGCGCACGGCCGCCGCGGATTTCACACCCGAGGTGGTCGCGGCGCGGACCGGAGTTTCCGCCGAGACCGTGATCCGGATCGCGCGGGAGTTGGCGGCAGCGCCGACCGCGGCGGTGTACGCGCGCATCGGTACCTGTACGGCCGAATTCGGCACGCTCACGCAGTGGCTGGTCGAGGTCGTCAATGTGCTGACCGGCAATTTGGACTCCCCCGGCGGCGCGATGTTCGCCGACGCCGCGGCGGGCGGCATCGTGCGCAGCAAGCCGTTCCGCACCGGACGCTGGGCCAGCCGAGTGCGCGGGTTGCCCGAGGCAATGGGTGAACTGCCGGTGGCCACGCTGGCCGACGAGATCGGCACACCGGGTGAAGGGCAGGTGCGCGCGCTGGTGACCGTCGCGGGTAACCCGGTGCTGTCCGCGCCGAGCGGTGCCCGGTTGGCTACTGCCTTCGCGCAGCTGGATTTCATGGTCAGCGTGGACCGGTACCTCAACGAGACCACCCGGCACGCGGACGTGATCCTGCCGCCGCCGCGGCCGGTGCAGTCGCCGCATTACGATTTCGCGTTGCTGCAGTTCGCGGTTCGCAACTACGCGCGGTACTCGCCGCCGCTGGTGCCGCTCGGGGATCGCCCTTCGGAGCCGGAGATCCTGGCGCGGCTCGGCTCGGCGCTGACCGGGCAGCCGCATTCGGCGGCCGACGAGCCGCTGGCCGCGGTGGACGAGCTGATCATCGCGGGCATGCTGCACAAGGCAGGCATACCGGAGCGGCGGCCCGAACTGATCGGCGCCAACAGCACCGAGCAGCGGATCGATCTGATGTTGCGGCTCGGACCCTACGGCGAATGGAACGGCGGCACGCTGAACCTGCGAGTGCTGCTGGACAATCCGCACGGTCTCGATCTCGGTCCGCTGCGGCCTCGGCTGCCGGGCGCATTGCGGACGGCGTCGAAGAAGGTGGAGTTGGCACCGCGGCCGTTGCTGGACGATATCGCGCGGATGCGGGCTCGGCTCGCGGACCCGGCACCGGATGTGGTGTTGATCGGTCGGCGTCAGCTGCGCTCCAACAATAGTTGGATGCACAATATCCCGACGCTGGTCAGCGGGTCGAATACCTGCACGCTGCAGATCAATCCGGCGGATGTGGCGCGGTTGGGGCTCGGCGATGCCGCGGTGGTGAAGTCTGCCGCAGGGACGCTGACGGTGCCGCTGGAGCCGACCGACACCATCATGGCGGGGGTGGTGAGTCTGCCGCACGGGTGGGGCCACGGTGACAGCACGCAGACCGTGGCTCGGGCGCATGCCGGGGTGAATGCCAATGTGCTGACCGATGATTCGGTGGTCGATGTGCCGTCGGGGAATGCGGTCTTCAATGGCGTTCCGGTGACTTTGACGCCTGCCTGA
- a CDS encoding pyridoxamine 5'-phosphate oxidase family protein, which translates to MPGTSCGGDGEHELQDRYGTQDRAQRFYQDQVLDQLNRMMIEFIGRMDMAFIATADKHGECDASFRAGLPGFVHVIDERTIAYPEFRGNGVLASLGNILENPHVGILLIDFVQDLIGLHINGSARIEDDSVLRRTVTDLPANFKGRAAQRWVVVDVEEAYIHCRKHIPHLVPAEREQRQWGTDNMRAKGGDYFGAKAERESAEVLARR; encoded by the coding sequence ATGCCCGGTACGAGTTGTGGCGGTGACGGTGAGCACGAACTACAGGATCGGTACGGTACGCAGGACCGGGCACAGCGCTTCTACCAGGACCAAGTACTCGATCAACTGAACCGGATGATGATCGAATTCATCGGCCGGATGGATATGGCGTTCATCGCCACCGCGGACAAACACGGTGAATGCGACGCCAGCTTCCGGGCCGGGTTGCCCGGTTTCGTACACGTCATCGATGAACGCACTATTGCCTATCCGGAATTCCGCGGCAACGGCGTGCTGGCCAGTCTCGGCAACATCCTGGAGAACCCGCACGTAGGCATCCTGCTAATCGATTTCGTCCAGGACCTGATCGGATTGCATATCAACGGGTCGGCCCGGATCGAGGACGATTCGGTGCTGCGCCGGACGGTGACCGACCTGCCCGCGAACTTCAAGGGCCGGGCCGCGCAGCGCTGGGTGGTGGTCGACGTGGAAGAGGCCTACATCCACTGCCGCAAGCACATCCCGCATCTGGTGCCCGCCGAGCGGGAGCAACGGCAGTGGGGGACGGACAATATGCGGGCGAAGGGCGGGGACTACTTCGGGGCGAAGGCGGAGCGGGAGTCGGCGGAGGTGTTGGCTCGGCGCTGA
- a CDS encoding GtrA family protein, with translation MQAEPHLPLPAELPLVDEPAGSSDGPEGGSLRNHVGPRESRIENSTEVDLKTQIVRFTLTGGLSAIVDYGIYSFLLNLIGLPVSVAKSISFIAGTTTAYLINRRWTFQAPPSRARFIAVVILYAVTFAVQVGINAVLYATLPGDWWRQPLAFVIAQGTATVINFVVQRLVIFKIR, from the coding sequence GTGCAAGCCGAACCCCACCTGCCGCTCCCGGCCGAACTGCCGCTGGTCGACGAGCCGGCCGGCTCGAGCGACGGGCCCGAAGGAGGTAGCCTGCGTAACCACGTAGGGCCCCGGGAGAGCCGAATCGAAAACAGTACCGAGGTCGACCTGAAAACCCAGATCGTCCGCTTCACCCTCACCGGCGGCCTCTCGGCCATCGTCGACTACGGGATCTACAGCTTCCTGCTGAACCTGATCGGTCTGCCGGTCAGCGTCGCCAAGTCGATCAGCTTCATCGCGGGCACCACCACCGCCTACCTGATCAACCGCCGCTGGACCTTCCAAGCCCCACCCAGCCGCGCCCGCTTCATCGCCGTGGTGATCCTGTACGCGGTCACCTTCGCCGTCCAGGTAGGCATCAACGCCGTCCTCTACGCCACCCTCCCCGGCGACTGGTGGCGTCAACCCCTGGCTTTCGTCATCGCCCAGGGCACGGCCACCGTCATCAACTTCGTGGTCCAACGCCTGGTCATCTTCAAGATCCGCTGA
- a CDS encoding FAD-binding oxidoreductase, with the protein MSTKAPTATTTGNSGNVADGTFTLPTRTKTLTGWGRTAPTSSEVLSTSDPELIAKAVAMVAEDNDSKPAHLRRGVIARGLGRSYGDHAQNAGGLVVDMTALNNIHRIDRDTRMVDVDGGVSLDQLMKAALPFGLWVPVLPGTRQVTIGGAIASDIHGKNHHSEGSFGNHVRSIDLLTADGQVQHITPKRNAKLFWATVGGNGLTGIILRATIEMVATESAYFLNDGVKTTTLDETIAAHSDGSEANYTYSSAWFDVISPQPKLGRATITRGRLAKVDELPKRLRDKPLKFDAPQLMTVPDIFPNWTMNKFTLKSIGEAYYAMGGNYTGKVQNLTQFYHPLDMIAEWNRGYGSNGFLQYQFVVPTEAVEEFKRIIIDIQASGHYSALNVFKLFGPGNPAPLSFPMPGWNICVDFPIKPGLNELVSELDRRVMEFGGRLYTAKDSRTTAETFHTMYPRIEEWIKIRRSVDPTGVFMSDMARRLELQ; encoded by the coding sequence ATGTCCACGAAAGCTCCGACCGCCACCACTACCGGTAACTCCGGCAATGTCGCCGACGGCACCTTCACGCTGCCGACGCGGACCAAGACATTGACCGGGTGGGGTCGCACCGCACCAACATCTTCCGAAGTGCTCTCGACGAGCGATCCCGAACTGATCGCCAAGGCCGTCGCCATGGTCGCCGAGGACAACGACTCCAAACCGGCTCATCTGCGTCGCGGCGTCATCGCGCGCGGACTCGGCCGATCCTATGGCGATCACGCGCAGAACGCGGGCGGCCTCGTCGTCGATATGACGGCGCTGAACAACATCCACCGGATCGATCGCGATACCCGGATGGTCGATGTCGACGGCGGCGTCAGCCTGGATCAGCTCATGAAGGCGGCGCTGCCGTTCGGGCTGTGGGTTCCGGTGCTGCCCGGCACCCGTCAGGTGACGATCGGCGGCGCCATCGCCTCCGATATCCACGGCAAGAACCACCACAGCGAAGGCAGCTTCGGCAACCACGTGCGCTCGATCGACCTGCTCACCGCCGATGGGCAGGTGCAGCACATCACGCCGAAGCGCAACGCCAAGCTGTTCTGGGCGACCGTCGGCGGCAACGGACTCACCGGCATCATCCTGCGCGCGACCATCGAAATGGTGGCCACCGAAAGCGCGTACTTCCTCAACGACGGCGTGAAGACCACGACCCTCGATGAGACCATCGCCGCGCACAGCGACGGCAGCGAGGCGAACTACACCTACTCGAGCGCGTGGTTCGACGTGATCAGCCCGCAGCCGAAGCTCGGCCGGGCCACCATCACCCGCGGCCGCCTGGCCAAGGTCGACGAACTCCCGAAGCGCCTGCGCGACAAGCCGCTGAAGTTCGATGCGCCGCAGCTGATGACGGTGCCGGATATCTTCCCGAACTGGACGATGAACAAGTTCACGCTCAAGTCCATCGGTGAGGCGTACTACGCCATGGGCGGCAACTACACCGGCAAGGTCCAGAACCTGACGCAGTTCTATCACCCGCTCGACATGATCGCGGAGTGGAACCGCGGCTATGGATCCAACGGCTTCCTGCAGTACCAGTTCGTGGTCCCGACCGAGGCGGTCGAGGAGTTCAAGCGGATCATCATCGATATCCAGGCCTCGGGGCACTACTCCGCGCTGAACGTTTTCAAGCTGTTCGGACCGGGTAATCCGGCACCGCTGAGCTTCCCGATGCCGGGCTGGAACATCTGCGTCGACTTCCCGATCAAGCCGGGTCTGAACGAGCTGGTGAGCGAGCTGGACCGCCGCGTCATGGAGTTCGGCGGACGGCTGTACACCGCGAAGGATTCGCGCACCACCGCCGAGACCTTCCACACGATGTACCCCCGGATCGAAGAGTGGATCAAGATCCGCCGAAGTGTCGATCCCACAGGCGTTTTCATGTCCGATATGGCGAGAAGGCTGGAGCTCCAGTGA
- a CDS encoding decaprenylphospho-beta-D-erythro-pentofuranosid-2-ulose 2-reductase yields the protein MINAVGNPQTILLLGGTSEIGLAICAEYLRKGAARIILATLPGDPLREDAVSQMKSAGATQVDVIDFDALDTESHPKVIEAAWDGGDVDVAIVAFALDGDPEELWQNQRKAVQVAGINYTAAVSVGVLVGEKLKTQGFGRIIAMSSVAGERVRRSNFVYGSTKAGLDGFYLGLGEALRPYGPRVLVIRPGMVRTRFSAHVKEAPLTVNKEDIAALAVSASQKGKELVWAPGAFRLVMMILRHIPRPIFRRLPI from the coding sequence GTGATTAATGCCGTAGGCAATCCGCAGACCATTCTGCTGCTGGGCGGAACCTCGGAGATCGGTTTGGCGATCTGCGCCGAATACCTGCGCAAGGGTGCGGCCCGCATCATCCTGGCCACACTGCCGGGTGATCCGCTGCGCGAGGACGCGGTATCGCAAATGAAGTCGGCGGGCGCGACCCAGGTCGATGTGATCGACTTCGACGCGCTCGATACCGAGAGTCATCCGAAGGTCATCGAGGCGGCCTGGGACGGCGGCGATGTGGATGTCGCGATCGTCGCCTTCGCCCTCGACGGCGATCCGGAAGAGCTGTGGCAGAACCAGCGCAAGGCCGTGCAGGTCGCCGGAATCAATTACACCGCGGCGGTTTCCGTCGGCGTGCTGGTCGGCGAGAAGTTGAAGACGCAGGGCTTCGGGCGGATCATCGCCATGTCCTCGGTCGCCGGTGAGCGGGTACGTCGCTCGAACTTCGTCTACGGGTCGACCAAGGCCGGCCTGGACGGTTTCTACCTCGGACTCGGCGAGGCGCTGCGCCCGTACGGCCCGCGCGTGCTGGTGATCCGGCCCGGCATGGTGCGGACCAGGTTCTCGGCGCACGTCAAGGAGGCTCCGCTCACCGTCAATAAGGAAGATATTGCGGCACTGGCGGTTTCGGCCTCGCAGAAGGGTAAGGAGCTGGTCTGGGCGCCCGGCGCCTTCCGCCTGGTGATGATGATCCTGCGCCATATTCCGCGCCCGATCTTCCGCAGGCTGCCCATCTGA
- a CDS encoding galactan 5-O-arabinofuranosyltransferase, with product MLIGHIGSGVGEAVLAAVVAAIVAAVGLLAFSMVQWPAFNSSNVTRALTTVGQLGAAVIIVAAIWLVRARRWPWVAKALSWVGISTFVTVTLGMPLAATKLYLFGVSVDQEFRTEYLTRLTDSAALHDMTYADLPPFYPAGWFWIGGRVANVLGMDGWEAFKPYAIGSLAVIAVIALVLWSNLIRADWAIGVAAATTAVTVAYASPEAYSAVIVLLLPPALVLAWGALYRPLEVSVWTEPAAERAQAGGGVSASAARRENAIDDLQRADSAAGGSAAGTDQATGDSDRTAATIAPSGGNTAGGWGAVIGAGLFLGMAASFYTLYFAVAAFAVGLMGLVSAGLAVRAANRSGGAGSRWRAAVPPLVRLVVIGAIAGVVALIVWLPFVLKMLGGTMPGSGTAFHYLPEGGAELPLPMAEISLSGAFFLIGTAWLVVRAASSRRAQALGIGVLAIYLWCLLSMAATAAGTTLLSFRLTPVLEVLLAAAGAFGFVEGARAVYQAFNEPGRFRLAVVVVAIVGALAFTQDIPRVLKPEITTAYTDTDGNGERADKRAPGAAAYYREIDAALTAQTGRPRSDTVLLTADTSFLSFYPYYGFQALTSHYANPLADFAGRAATIEAWSKLDSAEALVDALDKCPWRAPDAFLFRSSGDNYTLRLAKDVYPNDPNVKRYTVAFPKKLFADPHFTTTDIGPFTLVVVNR from the coding sequence CTGTTGATCGGGCATATCGGGTCCGGGGTGGGCGAGGCGGTGCTGGCAGCTGTGGTCGCGGCGATTGTGGCCGCGGTTGGGCTCCTCGCGTTCTCGATGGTGCAGTGGCCCGCGTTCAACTCCTCGAATGTGACTCGCGCGTTGACTACGGTCGGGCAGCTCGGGGCCGCGGTCATTATCGTGGCGGCGATCTGGCTGGTGCGGGCGCGGCGGTGGCCGTGGGTGGCGAAAGCGCTGTCGTGGGTGGGGATTTCGACGTTCGTCACGGTTACCTTGGGGATGCCGCTGGCCGCGACCAAGCTGTATCTGTTCGGTGTCTCGGTGGATCAGGAATTTCGCACCGAGTATCTGACGCGGCTGACCGACAGTGCGGCGCTGCACGATATGACCTACGCCGACCTGCCGCCGTTCTATCCGGCCGGGTGGTTCTGGATCGGCGGGCGCGTGGCGAATGTGCTCGGCATGGACGGCTGGGAAGCCTTCAAGCCGTACGCGATCGGATCGCTCGCGGTGATCGCGGTGATCGCGCTCGTGTTGTGGTCCAACTTGATTCGCGCCGATTGGGCGATCGGGGTCGCCGCGGCGACGACCGCGGTGACGGTGGCCTACGCGTCACCGGAGGCCTACAGCGCCGTCATCGTGCTACTGCTGCCGCCCGCCCTGGTGCTGGCCTGGGGCGCGCTGTACCGGCCGCTCGAGGTGAGCGTCTGGACCGAACCGGCTGCCGAGCGCGCGCAAGCCGGCGGCGGGGTGTCCGCCTCCGCGGCGCGTCGTGAAAACGCGATCGATGACCTCCAGCGTGCGGACAGCGCGGCCGGGGGCAGCGCGGCGGGCACCGACCAAGCGACGGGCGATAGCGACCGCACGGCGGCGACCATCGCACCGAGTGGCGGCAACACGGCCGGGGGTTGGGGGGCGGTGATCGGGGCCGGGCTGTTCCTCGGGATGGCGGCGTCGTTCTATACGTTGTATTTCGCGGTCGCGGCGTTCGCGGTTGGGCTGATGGGTCTGGTTTCGGCCGGGCTCGCGGTGCGGGCGGCGAATCGTTCGGGTGGCGCGGGCTCCCGGTGGCGGGCCGCGGTGCCGCCGCTGGTGCGACTGGTTGTCATCGGGGCGATCGCCGGCGTGGTGGCGCTGATCGTGTGGCTGCCGTTCGTGTTGAAGATGCTCGGCGGGACGATGCCGGGTTCGGGGACGGCGTTCCACTATCTGCCCGAGGGTGGGGCCGAGTTGCCGTTGCCGATGGCGGAGATCTCGCTGTCGGGGGCGTTCTTCCTGATCGGGACGGCATGGCTGGTGGTGCGGGCCGCGTCGTCGCGGCGGGCGCAGGCACTCGGCATCGGCGTGCTGGCGATCTATCTGTGGTGCCTGCTGTCGATGGCGGCGACCGCGGCGGGGACGACATTGCTGTCGTTCCGGTTGACGCCCGTGCTCGAGGTGCTGCTGGCCGCGGCGGGGGCGTTCGGTTTCGTCGAGGGTGCGCGGGCGGTGTACCAGGCGTTCAACGAGCCGGGCCGGTTCCGGCTGGCCGTCGTCGTGGTGGCGATCGTCGGCGCGCTCGCGTTCACGCAGGACATCCCCCGCGTACTGAAGCCCGAGATCACCACCGCCTACACCGATACCGACGGCAACGGCGAGCGCGCCGACAAGCGCGCACCTGGTGCGGCGGCGTACTACCGCGAGATCGATGCGGCGCTCACCGCGCAGACCGGTAGGCCGCGGTCGGATACGGTGCTGCTCACCGCCGACACCAGCTTCCTTTCCTTCTATCCCTACTACGGTTTCCAGGCGCTGACCTCGCACTATGCCAACCCGCTCGCCGATTTCGCGGGCCGCGCCGCGACCATCGAGGCATGGAGCAAACTGGACTCCGCCGAAGCACTGGTCGACGCGCTCGACAAGTGCCCGTGGCGCGCACCGGACGCCTTCCTCTTCCGCAGCAGCGGCGACAACTACACACTGCGCCTGGCCAAGGACGTCTACCCCAACGACCCCAATGTGAAGCGCTACACCGTGGCGTTCCCGAAGAAGCTGTTCGCGGACCCGCACTTCACCACCACCGACATCGGCCCCTTCACCCTGGTGGTGGTCAACCGCTGA
- a CDS encoding glycosyl transferase, which translates to MDQLAPERKRRRPRLRVDPSDLVVSVGYLALAVAVLSGQWRDTQSGYLIKSGQDQTMWEWFFAVTAHSVAHLENPLGTNLQNFPAGVNMMANTAMFGVGVPLTPVTLLFGPTVTFVLVLTLGLASTAFAWYWLFSRELVGSRLAAAIGGLFCGFAPAMISHANAHPNFVLLVLLPVIALLLIRIARRVTAVDAEKVKPRRRVRDAVTLGLLVATQIALGEEPLLIFALSFGLFAVVYYLHTPRMGWRVLRALAPTVALATVITLMLTEIPLWWQFFGPQSYRSIDHGPMGNDLKAIVQFPSESLGGIFQPGQYVAINDTEQNAYFGWPLLLLLIVTVALLWRDRVVRAAGVVIAVFGVLSLGAEAMLGKQPTGIELPWQWAEKIPLLNTVLETRLTMAAIPAIAAVLALATQRAVTAWRQSPVDWRPLAWFAVLALAVVPLAPTVLPVIERAPTPQFFADGTVRKYVSGGSVVLVPPPRPFEAQALRWQADANFDFPLAGGYFVGPTGAKKKGIYGPDFRPTTALLVGAQDSGVIPPIDDETRAQALDDLRFWEADVVVLPATKNSDVLRTTVSQLLGVAPRQVDDVWLWDVRPLREDSQPPQ; encoded by the coding sequence CTGGATCAGCTCGCACCGGAAAGAAAGCGGCGGCGGCCGCGCCTGCGGGTCGACCCCAGCGATCTGGTCGTTTCGGTGGGCTATCTGGCGTTGGCGGTCGCGGTGCTCTCGGGGCAGTGGCGCGATACGCAGAGCGGGTACCTGATCAAGAGTGGTCAGGACCAGACGATGTGGGAGTGGTTCTTCGCGGTCACCGCGCATTCGGTGGCGCATCTGGAGAATCCGCTCGGCACGAATCTGCAGAATTTCCCGGCCGGGGTGAACATGATGGCCAATACCGCCATGTTCGGGGTCGGGGTGCCATTGACGCCGGTCACACTGTTGTTCGGACCTACCGTCACCTTCGTGCTCGTGCTGACGCTCGGGCTCGCCTCCACCGCCTTCGCTTGGTATTGGCTGTTCTCCCGGGAGTTGGTGGGGTCCCGGCTGGCCGCCGCGATCGGCGGACTCTTCTGCGGCTTCGCGCCCGCGATGATCTCCCATGCCAACGCGCACCCGAATTTCGTCCTGCTCGTGCTACTTCCGGTAATCGCCCTGCTGCTGATCCGGATCGCGCGGCGAGTAACAGCTGTCGATGCGGAAAAGGTCAAGCCGCGCAGGCGAGTTCGGGACGCGGTCACGCTCGGCCTGCTCGTCGCAACGCAGATCGCACTCGGCGAAGAACCACTGCTGATCTTCGCGCTCTCCTTCGGACTGTTCGCCGTCGTGTACTACCTGCACACACCGCGCATGGGCTGGCGGGTGCTGCGGGCGCTGGCCCCGACTGTCGCACTGGCGACGGTCATCACGTTGATGCTCACCGAGATTCCGCTGTGGTGGCAGTTCTTCGGCCCGCAGAGTTACCGCTCGATCGACCACGGGCCGATGGGCAACGATCTGAAGGCGATCGTGCAGTTCCCCTCCGAATCGCTGGGCGGGATATTCCAGCCGGGACAGTACGTGGCGATCAACGACACCGAGCAGAACGCCTACTTCGGCTGGCCGCTGCTGCTGTTGCTCATCGTCACGGTGGCGCTGCTGTGGCGCGATCGGGTGGTCCGGGCCGCGGGTGTGGTGATCGCGGTCTTCGGTGTGCTGTCGCTGGGTGCCGAGGCCATGCTCGGCAAGCAGCCCACCGGAATCGAATTGCCATGGCAGTGGGCCGAAAAGATCCCGTTGCTCAATACCGTGCTGGAGACCCGGCTCACCATGGCGGCGATCCCGGCCATCGCGGCGGTGCTGGCGCTGGCGACCCAGCGGGCGGTCACGGCGTGGCGGCAGTCGCCGGTCGATTGGCGGCCGCTGGCGTGGTTCGCGGTACTCGCCCTGGCCGTGGTTCCGCTGGCCCCGACCGTGCTGCCGGTGATCGAGCGCGCGCCGACGCCGCAGTTCTTCGCCGATGGAACTGTCCGGAAGTACGTGAGCGGCGGCTCGGTCGTCCTGGTGCCGCCGCCGCGGCCCTTCGAGGCGCAGGCGTTGCGCTGGCAGGCCGACGCGAACTTCGACTTCCCGCTTGCCGGAGGCTATTTCGTCGGCCCGACCGGCGCCAAGAAGAAGGGCATCTACGGGCCGGACTTCCGCCCGACCACCGCCCTGCTGGTCGGTGCCCAGGACTCCGGCGTCATCCCGCCGATCGACGACGAGACGCGGGCGCAAGCGCTGGACGATCTGCGATTCTGGGAGGCCGATGTGGTCGTGCTGCCCGCGACCAAGAACTCCGACGTGCTGCGCACGACCGTGAGTCAGCTGCTCGGCGTCGCGCCGCGCCAAGTCGATGACGTGTGGCTCTGGGATGTCCGGCCGCTGCGCGAGGACAGCCAACCGCCGCAGTAG